From a single Cinclus cinclus chromosome 16, bCinCin1.1, whole genome shotgun sequence genomic region:
- the TMEM186 gene encoding transmembrane protein 186: MAAAWLCTVRTKVCTAPAFGRCLEKALWTRSWRREDAGLPRIFSSWECLQSQTQRVHGVSNYLRRPRQLSVCLSHSDPAAVVQQKAVNGSPEEFKLVYRFPGIKYCRVLSRLKLLQTATSMIMLPPIFYLYLQDQVSQNILFYTTGIAVFAGAMLYGMSYFLRRIIGLIYLSETGQTVRVAHLTFWGRRNDIYCPIETVVTLDEVGDSKDELLHQFKRYNSTDTLYFTIKYGQIVDRQKFTQIFGELV, translated from the exons ATGGCGGCG GCTTGGCTCTGCACAGTTAGGACTAAAGTCTGCACGGCACCAGCTTTTGGGAGATGTCTAGAGAAGGCGCTCTGGACAAGGTCATGGAGAAGGGAAGATGCTGGCCTGCCCCGGATTTTTAGTTCGTGGGAGTGTTTGCAGTCACAAACCCAGCGAGTTCATGGTGTCAGCAATTATCTCAGGAGACCGCGACagctgtctgtgtgtctgtcccaCTCGGACCCTGCTGCTGTGGTCCAACAGAAGGCTGTGAATGGGAGCCCAGAAGAGTTCAAACTGGTCTACAGGTTCCCAGGGATAAAGTACTGCAGGGTCCTGTCAAGACTGAAGCTGTTGCAGACTGCCACCTCCATGATCATGCTGCCTCCCATCTTCTACCTCTACCTGCAGGACCAGGTGTCTCAGAATATCCTCTTCTACACAACTGGCATCGCTGTCTTTGCTGGGGCAATGTTGTATGGTATGAGCTACTTTCTCAGAAGAATTATTGGATTAATCTACTTAAGTGAAACAGGACAAACTGTCAGAGTGGCCCACTTGACGTTTTGGGGAAGACGTAATGATATTTACTGTCCCATAGAGACAGTGGTGACTTTGGATGAAGTTGGAGATAGCAAGGACGAGCTACTTCACCAGTTCAAACGGTATAACAGTACAGATACTTTGTATTTTACAATTAAGTATGGCCAGATTGTAGACAGACAGAAATTCACTCAAATATTTGGAGAACTTGTGTGA
- the PMM2 gene encoding phosphomannomutase 2: protein MAPPPSALCLFDVDGTLTAPRQKISAEMAAFLQRLRQKVKVGVVGGSDLAKIREQLGEDVIEKYDYVFPENGLVSYKDGKFLSKQSIQGHLGEDILQDVINYCLSYIAKIKLPRKRGTFIEFRSGMLNVSPIGRSCSQEERLEFYELDKKEHIREKFVADLQREFAGKGLTFSIGGQISIDVFPDGWDKRYCLGIVAKDGYKTIYFFGDKTMPGGNDYEIFTDSRTEGHSVTSPQDTRRICEELFFK, encoded by the exons ATGGCGCCGCCGCCCTCAGCGCTCTGCCTGTTCGACGTGGACGGCACCCTCACGGCCCCGCGCCAG AAAATCTCGGCGGAGATGGCGGCGTTCCTGCAGCGGCTGCGGCAGAAGGTGAAGGTGGGAGTGGTGGGCGGCTCGGACCTGGCCAAGATCCGCGAGCAGCTGGGCGAGGACG TGATTGAAAAATATGACTATGTATTCCCAGAAAATGGCCTGGTTTCATACAAAGATGGGAAGTTCTTGAGCAAGCAG agCATTCAGGGCCACTTGGGTGAGGACATCCTTCAAGATGTCATCAACTACTGCCTGAGTTACATTGCAAAGATTAAACTTCCAAGGAAGAG AGGCACTTTCATTGAGTTCCGAAGCGGGATGTTAAATGTGTCCCCCATTggaagaagctgcagccaggaagAACGACTTGAGTTCTATGAACTTGATAAA aaGGAGCATATAAGAGAGAAATTTGTAGCTGATCTACAAAGAGAATTTGCAGGCAAAGGCCTCACATTTTCAATAG GAGGGCAGATAAGCATCGATGTGTTCCCAGATGGCTGGGATAAAAGGTACTGCTTAGGAATTGTTGCCAAGGATGGATACAAGactatttatttctttggagACAAGACCATGCCA GGAGGGAATGACTATGAAATTTTTACGGACTCCAGAACAGAAGGCCACAGTGTCACATCCCCACAAGATACAAGAAGAATCTGTGAAGAGCTGTTTTTTAAGTAA